A region of the Leptospiraceae bacterium genome:
TTAATAGGCTGAGGTATATATAACCTATTAACTGAGAAACCATGGTTCGGGAAAGCCTGGGTTCCAGCTTTAAATGCTTTTGAAATATACGGTAAAGTCGCTTTTGCCAGAGTAGCAAATATTTCTTTGATAGATTACTCCGAAATACATCCCAACTCAATAAGATATTTAAACGGGTGGCTTCACATTGCTCGGCCAGTATCGAATAAAACTTATGGATTTTTTCTTTTTGGTCTCTTACACTACATATTCCCTTTACCAGTTCATATATGGATTTTTGAGAAATCCATTCAAAGAGTTCCAATAGGAATTCATCCTTATTTCGAAAGTAATGGTATAGCTTTCCGGTAGTAACACCTAAGTTGGAAGCAATGTCTCTCATTGACATTTCCAAAAACCCCTGCTTTTTTATCATTCGGCTACTTTTATAAAGCAGGTCTTCCCTAATTTTATCAAAGTCTACTACCTTTGGCATCGAATCTTCTCTAAGAGTTCCATTCCCATAACTATGCTCTCTATAATCACTTTTAAATAACATTTGTTATCTATCAAGAAAAAAACTATGGATTTTCACTTGATTCCCCAAAAACCTAAAGCTAAATGGTCATACAGGAGAAGTGCTTGCAAGAGAATATAGATTCAAAACCTCATTATACCTGCGAACAATGCAACTACAGCCGTGATAATGATGGTATACAAAAAATTTTTCAACATAGTGTATGGGGTTATATAGCCCTGGGCTGGGGCATAACATTACAACCCAAGAAAATCACCTTTTTCTGCCAGAAATGCAGAAAGAACGTAGACGAAACTACTGATCCGGAAGAAATTAAGAAATTCACCATATAACATGATAAAAATATTCAAAGACATACTTGAGGAATCCCTGGAAACTTTTTTCTTCATAGGCTACAACCGCCCGGGTTATTTGGTACGCAGAAATTTCTGGGAATTTCCCGAAATCAATTTCTCCATGAAAGGTAAAATTTGTCTGGTGACAGGTGGAAATTCAGGCATAGGGAAAGCAAGCGTACAGGGACTTGCCGGTCTGGGTGCAGATGTTATTTTTCTTTGCCGCGATAAAGAAAAGGCAGAAGAAACAATTCGAGAAACACAGCTTATTCATCCTTCCGCTTCCGTACAATACGAAGAAGTAGATTTAAGCCTTCGTTCCTCTATAAAGAAATTTACAGATGTGTTCATTAAGAAGTATTCACATTTAGATGTACTGGTAAACAACGCAGGTGTTTTTCTGGAGGATAAGAAAATCAGTCCGGAAGGTTTAGAGACCACATTTGCTACGAACACCCTTGCCTATCACCTATTGAGTCGATACTTAGAACCTCTTTTAAGAGGCAATGGCAATGCAAGGATCATTAATGTTACCTCAGGTGGGATGTATTTAACTCGCCTCGACGTTAACAACCTTCAGTTCTTAAACGGAAATTATAGCGGTCTCAAGGCCTATGCGCAAAGCAAACGTGCTGAAGTAGATTTAAGCTTACTCTGGTCTAAATACTATGCCAAAAAAGGTGTCACTGTAAATATGGTTCATCCCGGTTGGGTTGACACTCCGAGTCTTTCTCAAGCCCTGCCCTATTTCTACACCTTCATGAAACCTTTTTTAAGAACTCCTAAGGAAGGTGCAGATACAATTATTTGGATGGCTTCCAAACCCGATTGGGTTCCCTGGGATACCAGTAAATTATACTTCGATAGAGAAGAAAGAAAGTTAAATATATTACCTAATACAAATACACCGAATGGAGAAAAACAAATTCTCTGGGACTATCTTGAAGCCCTTGTGATATAAAAGAGATATAGTTTTTAGATGGGATAGTAAATGCTCGGTAAAGATTTCAAGGTCGATTTAAACCATTACCTGGAAAATCTTTTTTCCATCCACATCATTCCACTCATTGGTGAATTCTTTATTTTTGTTAAAGTTGAATACAACCAGATAACCTAGGTTATGACCTTTGCTATTTAGATAAGATGCCAGCTGTTCGAGTCCCTCAGTATGATACTCCCTGCCACGCCAAATTTTTAACTCAAGGATATATTCTTTTTTATTAAAGGCAATTATCATGTCGGAGCGTTTTTCGTAGCTATGCTGGCTTTCTACATAGTAAAAGCCCGTGCCATTTATAATGGGTTTGACGAAGGCGATTAATAATAAACGTCCCTGTCTTTCGTAAAAAACCTCGTCTTTATTGGAATACGTTTCCTTTACAAATTGCTGGAACTTTAAAAGAACTTTCTCCATCTCCAAATCGCCATTTTTATCTAGGAAGTTAGGTTGAAATACATTTCCGGTAACTTTACTATTTTCTCGATCCAGCTTTGCAATGATATGATTGTATAGAACAATTTCAAATATTTTGTTATGAATTTGAACTAACTTATTTTTATCGGATTTAAAAATTCCAAACATAGTTCCATAGGAAATGATTTTATCTGAGTGAACATAAGATATTTTATCATTTTCAATAAGTAAGCGTTTAACAAAAGATTCCAAATCATTATTATTTTCTATATTCTTTATTAAATCGTCCACTATCGTAGATTGAGTTTCAATGATTTCTGTTACTGCATCTTGAATTCCTTCTGTCGTCCAGTTTTTATTTAGTTTTTCATCAATCACCTTACATATCTTACTAGCTAAAAAGGGATAGCCATTAGTAAATTTATAGATTTCATTTGACATAAGAGGAATATCCATTCCGGTTTGCAGATCCTTTTCGTAGTCCATAAGCATGGTAGCAATTTCTTCCGGATGAAAAGATAAGTCCACATCAAATTCCGTAGCTATATTCCAGGGACTGTTAAATTGTTTTTCATCCTCGGGTCTGAGTTTTAGTTTGATATTTTTTATATCGTGGACTCCGGCAAGAATGACGCTGTGAAAGGTGAAATCCTTGCCGGTATCTCTTTTTAAGTATTTATTTCTAAGTATACCTAAGAAGTTTAAAAAGAGTCTGTAGTTACCGGCTTTGTCTACTTCATCAATTAAAAGAACAATTTTTTTTTCTGATTTCTTCACCAAATCGGAAATGAAATTTCCCAGCTCCAGTAGGGTTTCGGGTTGAGGAGCTTTTTTTATAGATTCAATCAGGACTTGTTCATTTATTATTTCCAGAGATTCTTTTATTAGAGAGATAAAAACTTTGGAAAGAGTGTTTTCATCCTGAAAAGATGAGTCACCAATTCCCTCAAAACTGGTTGAAATCAAAAGATAATCGTTTTCCAGTGCTTTTTCCAGGAGATAAAGTGTTGTCGTTTTTCCGAATTGTCTCGGGCGATTGATGGTGAAATATTTTCCTTTTTTAATTAGTTCGGTTATTTCTCCAATTTTTTTACCTGTATCAACCATATAATGCAGGTGAGGAATGCAGGTGCCCGTGATATTAAACTCTTTCATGATTATTTGATTAAAAATAGGATAAAATTATTTGTCAATAAACAAACATAAATCTCTAAGCACGCATTGTAATATGTACCTGTGAACCTGAAGAGAGTTCTTTACTTCTCCCTGGACATGAGGATTTCATTTACGAGTGCATCCATCTGATATACTTTCTCCAGACTTTCTATAATGGCTTTCGCATGAACGGAAATCGCCCGACCCCGTTTCATTGAGAATACATAATCCCAGGAATGACTGTAAGCATTTCCATCAAAGATAAGGGCCGAGTATTCAAGGTTTTTATTAAATACCGGACTTCCGGAATTACCACCGGTTATATCATTGGTACTTACAATATTTAAAGGAGTTTTAAGTTCCAGATCTTTTAAATTCTTCTTTATAAGCGGAGAAAGTTGAAACGGTGGTTCTTCCTCAAAAGATAAAGCCCTATCTACAAGACCGTAAAATGTTGTTTTATAGGGAAGTTTTCCGGTTCTATCCCTGTAGCCTTTTACAGTTCCGTAACTAAGTCTGAGTGAAAAGTTGGCATCCGGATATAATCTTTTACCGTATTTATAATACTTTAGTTTTCCATAAGCAAGATTCTCTTTTTCCAGTATATCACTCACTCTAAATTCATACCATTGACGAAACTTTCTCTTATAGGGTTCTAACTTTCGTACCCAGAGAAGCAAAGGATCTTTAGACTTCAATATAGATTCTCTTTTTCCCTCTAATAAGTTCTTACGAAAATTTGAATCTTGAAATGAAGTAGATTCTATAAGCCTTTTAGCAAGATTTTCAGGTTTTTCTTTTCCGAGAAGAATTCGAATCCACTCATGCTTTCTGCCAAGTTGATTTCTACTTTCTTCGAGGGATTTGGCAAAGGTAAATATTTCCAAATCTTTATAGATGGGTGCTTGAGACAGGAGATAAAACTTTAAGGAAGCAAGTCTGGACTCTCGGTATTCCGGATAACGTATAGAATCAGGTTTAGCGGTTTCTATTGCATATAAATAAAACATCATGGCATACGAAACTAATTTTGACTCAGGCAATGAAGTATAAAAGATTTCTTTTTTCTTCTTTCTCTTTTCATTCAGGGCTTTATCGATGCGGTAATAAAAAGGTCCCAGCTCTTTTTTATAGTTCCTATGCTTCTGTAAGAAATATTTTAGTTCTTTATCTTCTTTCTCTTTTTTTTGCATTACAGACTTTGAAAGAAGACCTTTCCACTTTCCATGAATCGCTTTCAAGCCATTCGAGATACGATAAATCTTATCCTGCACTTCTCTTTCTTTTTCCCTGGATTGAACTGCATACTGATGATAATTTTTCAGCTTTTTCTTCAGCATTTGAATTAGTTCCGGAAAGGCCTGGTCTCGTTCATAAACCAATTCAGAATAAGTTTTTCCCCTTTCGGTCTTTCCGGGATGTCCGGAAACAAATACAAGTTCTCCTTCCTTCAATTCCTCTTTCGCCCAACGAAAATAATATTTACTTTCAATAGGTTTATTATTCTCGTATATTCTAAAAAACGCATAATCCAGAGCAAAGCGAGGATAGTTAAAATTATCATAATCCCCTCCAAAAAAAGCAGCCTGCAATTCCGGAGCCATAACCAGTCGAACATCAGTATATTTTTTATACATATATATCCAGTGTTCGGCATGATTGTATAGGCTTACAATATCGGAACGATAACCCGTCTTCTCTTCGGCCTCACGGCTTAGACGAGAAAGAATTTCTTTCAGCCTTTTTTTTCTCTCTCCGGCGGTTTTTACCCCTCTTAGATACGCATCTACTTCAGGACTAATATTTTCATAGGCAAGAAGAACATTTATCTCCAGATCCGGACATTTTATTTCATCAGTTCTTTTTCTGGCAAAAAAACCGTCTTTCACAAAATTATTTTTGGCAGTTGATAGCTTCTGAACCTGACCTAAAGCAACATGATGATTGGTAATCACCAGCCCTTCGTCTGAAACAAAGGCACCCGAGCCTCCATCATTAAAACGAACTGAAGAAAGCCTTGCTTTTCTTAACCAGGCTTCCGTCAATGTAAAACCATATTTTCTTTTTATTTGCTCAACAGGTGGATTATCAAAAGACCACATCCCCTCATCTGCAAAAATGGGAAAATTAAAAAGAAATAGGAAAATGAAAATTTTCAATATTCACTTCCGATAATAGAGCGTTCTTCTTTCGGTACTAATTTTCTATTATGAAACCATGAATCCTCTCGTTTCAAATCCTGAAGGTCTTTTCCTTTCATGGCTTTCTCCTCAAGTGCCAGACTCGATTTGGAAATAATATAACTATCATAGATACCATCAAAGTTTGTATCTACCTCAGCCCGGGTACTCCAAAAAGTTCTATCTGCTTTTCCATCAAAATTCGTATCCACCTCTTTACGAACTTTATTTTTTAGAAAATTATAATATACAGTTGTTTCAAAATATCCATCCTTATCTTTATCTTCCTGGCTCATAGCGATAAAGTTATTTGGAAGCAACCACTTAATGGTATCAATTTTACCATCCAAATCTGTATCTTCTTCTTCATGAACTTTCACCGGGTCTTTGACTTTTTGGCCTTTTTTAGTAGCTGAACTTAATCCGGCCCAGATAAACGTATCTGATAAACCATCCAGATTTCTATCCATTTCCTGATATACAATACGATAATTATCGGGGTCATTCACCACATAAGCCATGGTATCCACTTTTTTATCATCATTTGTATCCTGCCGGCTTGAAATCATTTCATTACCAAAACGAAAGTTTTTCCCGGAAAATTCTTTCTTTTTACAGAAAGAAAGAAAAATGGAAAGAAATAGTATTAGCAATATATTGTGTAACATAATTCTCCTTATGAAAATTTATTTATAATACTTTCTAATTCTTGAATCGGAAGAGGACGACTGAAGTAAAAACCCTGAAATTCATCACAATGCAAATCCTGCAAGAAACGAAGTTGCTCTTCAGTTTCAATTCCTTCCGCAGTAACAGTTAAATTCAAGTTATGAGCCAGATCTATAATTGAACGAACAATCGCACTCGAATCTTTCTTATCCGGAACATCAACGATAAAAGAACGATCGATCTTTAAGTTGTCTATAGGTAAATTTTTTAAATAAGCAAAAGAGGAATATCCCGTTCCAAAGTCATCTATTGAAACTTTCAAGCCCGCCTGTTTCATCATCATGATCTTCTTAATATTTTCCTCCGTTTTTTCCATCAAAGTACTTTCGGTAAACTCAATCTGCAAGTGCTCCGCATTTATACCGGAGGACTGAATTTTCTGTAGTAAGATTTCAACAAAGTCTGCGCGACTAAATTGTATCCCGGAAACATTAAAAGCAAGGGAATATTCAGGATTCGTAGGAAGAAAAAATGTTTTTAGATCTCGCAAAACATAGTCTATAACAATTTGTCCTGCTTGAATAATTAAACCGGTTTCTTCCAATAAGGGTATAAAATAGACAGGGGATATGATTCCCTCATTCGGTTCATTCCAACGAAGCAAAGCTTCCCAACCACATATTTTCCCTGTTCTCAGAGAAATTTTAGGTTGATAAACAAGGAAAAACTCTCCATTCTGCAAAGCTTTTCGAAGCTTCAGTTCTAAGCTAAGGCGATTGTAAGTTTTTAAATTTAAGCCGGGGGAATAAAAATGAACAATGCTTTGCTGAGAAGGGCTATGTTTTGCCTGTAGTCTGGCCGTTTCAGCATTGGCAATCAAAGATTCCAAATTGCGGGTATCTTCCGGGTATACACTAATTCCCGCACTGATAGGTATATATAAAGACTCATTTTCAACCAGGAAAGGAGTGTTAAACTTTTCTATTAAACTTTCACAGATCAAAGAAAGAAAATTCAGATCAGATAAATCGCTCAAGATGATAGCAAATTCATCTCCGCTGATGCGGGAAATACTATGAGCTTTAGGTAAAAAACTTCTCAAACGGGAAGGAACTTCTTTTAAACAGAGATCTCCAATTCTATGGCCAAATTTATCATTGATGTAATGAAAATTTTTAAGGTCGATAACAATCAATACAAGAAACATCCCCTTTTGCAAGTCAGCGAT
Encoded here:
- a CDS encoding EAL domain-containing protein, whose product is MSPFFLHTHRLIETVISHYQNNESGDALKDAYVKIDMLQKIFNSSNEAIMITGIEGNIICVNQAFSNITGYIPVDIVGKNPRVMKSGKHDQNFYKDMWGGLIEKGQWQGEVWDRKKSGEIYLKWLTITSIKDYSQTKILYYIAIFSDISRSKKQEEEINFLLHKDPLTGLNNRFLFREILQQEIADLQKGMFLVLIVIDLKNFHYINDKFGHRIGDLCLKEVPSRLRSFLPKAHSISRISGDEFAIILSDLSDLNFLSLICESLIEKFNTPFLVENESLYIPISAGISVYPEDTRNLESLIANAETARLQAKHSPSQQSIVHFYSPGLNLKTYNRLSLELKLRKALQNGEFFLVYQPKISLRTGKICGWEALLRWNEPNEGIISPVYFIPLLEETGLIIQAGQIVIDYVLRDLKTFFLPTNPEYSLAFNVSGIQFSRADFVEILLQKIQSSGINAEHLQIEFTESTLMEKTEENIKKIMMMKQAGLKVSIDDFGTGYSSFAYLKNLPIDNLKIDRSFIVDVPDKKDSSAIVRSIIDLAHNLNLTVTAEGIETEEQLRFLQDLHCDEFQGFYFSRPLPIQELESIINKFS
- a CDS encoding AAA-like domain-containing protein, whose product is MKEFNITGTCIPHLHYMVDTGKKIGEITELIKKGKYFTINRPRQFGKTTTLYLLEKALENDYLLISTSFEGIGDSSFQDENTLSKVFISLIKESLEIINEQVLIESIKKAPQPETLLELGNFISDLVKKSEKKIVLLIDEVDKAGNYRLFLNFLGILRNKYLKRDTGKDFTFHSVILAGVHDIKNIKLKLRPEDEKQFNSPWNIATEFDVDLSFHPEEIATMLMDYEKDLQTGMDIPLMSNEIYKFTNGYPFLASKICKVIDEKLNKNWTTEGIQDAVTEIIETQSTIVDDLIKNIENNNDLESFVKRLLIENDKISYVHSDKIISYGTMFGIFKSDKNKLVQIHNKIFEIVLYNHIIAKLDRENSKVTGNVFQPNFLDKNGDLEMEKVLLKFQQFVKETYSNKDEVFYERQGRLLLIAFVKPIINGTGFYYVESQHSYEKRSDMIIAFNKKEYILELKIWRGREYHTEGLEQLASYLNSKGHNLGYLVVFNFNKNKEFTNEWNDVDGKKIFQVMV
- a CDS encoding S46 family peptidase codes for the protein MKIFIFLFLFNFPIFADEGMWSFDNPPVEQIKRKYGFTLTEAWLRKARLSSVRFNDGGSGAFVSDEGLVITNHHVALGQVQKLSTAKNNFVKDGFFARKRTDEIKCPDLEINVLLAYENISPEVDAYLRGVKTAGERKKRLKEILSRLSREAEEKTGYRSDIVSLYNHAEHWIYMYKKYTDVRLVMAPELQAAFFGGDYDNFNYPRFALDYAFFRIYENNKPIESKYYFRWAKEELKEGELVFVSGHPGKTERGKTYSELVYERDQAFPELIQMLKKKLKNYHQYAVQSREKEREVQDKIYRISNGLKAIHGKWKGLLSKSVMQKKEKEDKELKYFLQKHRNYKKELGPFYYRIDKALNEKRKKKKEIFYTSLPESKLVSYAMMFYLYAIETAKPDSIRYPEYRESRLASLKFYLLSQAPIYKDLEIFTFAKSLEESRNQLGRKHEWIRILLGKEKPENLAKRLIESTSFQDSNFRKNLLEGKRESILKSKDPLLLWVRKLEPYKRKFRQWYEFRVSDILEKENLAYGKLKYYKYGKRLYPDANFSLRLSYGTVKGYRDRTGKLPYKTTFYGLVDRALSFEEEPPFQLSPLIKKNLKDLELKTPLNIVSTNDITGGNSGSPVFNKNLEYSALIFDGNAYSHSWDYVFSMKRGRAISVHAKAIIESLEKVYQMDALVNEILMSREK
- a CDS encoding SDR family NAD(P)-dependent oxidoreductase, which encodes MIKIFKDILEESLETFFFIGYNRPGYLVRRNFWEFPEINFSMKGKICLVTGGNSGIGKASVQGLAGLGADVIFLCRDKEKAEETIRETQLIHPSASVQYEEVDLSLRSSIKKFTDVFIKKYSHLDVLVNNAGVFLEDKKISPEGLETTFATNTLAYHLLSRYLEPLLRGNGNARIINVTSGGMYLTRLDVNNLQFLNGNYSGLKAYAQSKRAEVDLSLLWSKYYAKKGVTVNMVHPGWVDTPSLSQALPYFYTFMKPFLRTPKEGADTIIWMASKPDWVPWDTSKLYFDREERKLNILPNTNTPNGEKQILWDYLEALVI
- a CDS encoding TetR/AcrR family transcriptional regulator; the protein is MLFKSDYREHSYGNGTLREDSMPKVVDFDKIREDLLYKSSRMIKKQGFLEMSMRDIASNLGVTTGKLYHYFRNKDEFLLELFEWISQKSIYELVKGICSVRDQKEKIHKFYSILAEQCEATRLNILLSWDVFRSNLSKKYLLLWQKRLYRIFQKHLKLEPRLSRTMVSQLIGYIYLSLLSEKPDTEMLWQMHDLLILQLEAEQKNGQVIRL